The following DNA comes from Rosa rugosa chromosome 5, drRosRugo1.1, whole genome shotgun sequence.
TTGTTGTTTATTGTTTGTACTCATGTTTAGTTCAATTTTGCACTATTTATGTCAAGAATTGTTTGGTGGCTGCTTTTTTTTTACTAATATTGGTATGTAGAGGTTGGTAGTCTCTTTTATGCTCTTGATTTTGTATTATCATATAGGGATTTCTCCTAAAAGATatgggttttcttttctttttctcgatTTCTTCTTACCAACTTGAAAGTGGGTATCTATTTGTTTGCCGTAAAGTTCAGAAATTTTGAAGTGATTGTACCCACATGGGTTGTTAGTTGGCTTGAATTCTTGTATACAGCCTGTAGTGCCATTGCATTTAGGGGATCAGATTAACTTACATTTTTCATCTTCAGGCGCAATGCGGTGTTTTTAATGACTTGTATTGCACTTCCTCCCCTTGTTTATTGAAATTTGAGGTTGGATCAAAGAACTGCGACTGTTTTGGTATTGATGGAAAGCTTTGGTGGCTCTGGATTTTCTGCTGGAGGATGCATTGTAAGGAAGAAAAGGAGTGTTGTATTGCATAAACCTCGCTTGGATCCACTCACATTTTCTGAGAGGTCTAATATCTTGCTACGAATTGTACATCCCTTTGGCAAAGAAAGCCTTGATAAGAATCATGATAGTAAGGAGAAAGGAGTGCATTCTGATGGACTGCGAAGTGAGAAAAGGCCGAAGAAATTAAAGCTTAAGCTTCGAGGTGTTACTCATACAATCCAAACCAAGTGTACAGTTGATTCTAGTCTTGGTGGTGGCTCTTCCATACCTAAATCCTCATGCCCTTCCGATGACTTCATACCCCAACCGAAGCCACTTCTCCAGGTACCTACAGTGATGGAACTGCTAAATAGGTCATATTTTGTACCACCACTGCAGATTAAATTTATTTTGTCTACCTGCCTGATTTAAacctttatttttaatattttttcttcatgTGCAATCACAACTGTAATGACAAAGTAACTACAAGTTACTTTACAGGATGAAATACTCTCCGTTTTTGGAAAACTTGTGTGTGACTTGTACGTTAAAGAAGTTGTGTGTTTGACTTGTTAGTTTTTCATTTAACATGTCGTCATATAAggattttttctgttttaattTTGACGCATgtgaatttttatttattaaattactGGTACAGGATGGCAAACCCTTCTGTTCTTCTGATGGAGGCAAAGGCATTGGAGTTAAACGGAAATACTCCTTGAAATTTGACTCTACCTTGAGAAAGGAGTATTCTTTGAAAGGTAAAATCTCCAGGGAAAGTGTTCCTGAGGATGGTGAACCAGCTCGTAAGAGCAAGAGGATTCCTAGGAGACGTGTCTTGGATGTGGGACTTAGTGAAGATGGTAATGAAGATGGTGAAATTCGATTCCTTGAAAGACTAAATGCTTCTAAGGTTGCTCTTTcaaaaagaaatcaaatggaTGGCGATCATGGAGGTGATATTGGAAACTGTAAATTACCAAGGCTGCGGAAACATGGTGGAATAAAGTCAAGATCAGAAAAAATGTACGAGGATAAATACTAtttgggagaagaagaagaactgacaTCTGATGATGAACTTCAATCTAATGGGAAGATGCTGAAAAGGGGATCTCTTAGTTTACTTCTGGAAGGGCCGCAAAAGTCCACTCCCACCACACGTAACCGGGCCCTTCAGTCTGGGATAGATATCTTAACTGGTTCTGGTTCAAGCGTTGTTAACCCTGCAAATCTGTTGCTTCCTGCCCCATCTAGAAGTGCGCATCCTCTCTCCCCATTTATTGCATTATTGTGATTGTGTTTCTATACATCAAGATATGCTTGTATATGTATACTAacttgttttcagtttttttacTGGCTGGTTGACCacagaaaagaaggagaaaatctCTGAAGTGGATAAGCAATCGAAGAAAGCCGAGGCTGCACAGAGACGTAAAATACAAACAGAGAAGATAGCTAGAGAAGCTGAGGTTTGGTCTTTTATATCATGTTTTATATTATGTTCAAGGTGGTAGTCTTAGGAAACGGTCTCACTTGATATATTCTAGGCTGAGGCAATCAGAAAGATACTTGGTCAAgattcgaagaagaagaagagggaagaaGAACTGAAGCAGAAGAGGGATGAATTGTCACAGGTCTTTTAAGCTATAGAGCATTAGTCATTCTTATTTTTCTCATGGTTCTTTGCATCATTCTGATTCAGTATCTACTAATATTATGCAGGGGAGGAATGGCAGTGCTGTCACACTGGCACCAAACACTGTCCGATGGGTCAATGGTCCTAATGGAACGGTTGTTACATTCTCTGATGATATTGGTCTGCCGAACATTTTCAGTCCAGTGCCCTGCAGGTACAGCATTTGCTTTCTTTTTCCAACCCCAGTTTCTCCTTCGGTCTCACATTCTTGTGATCTTATATGGCTTTCTGGTTTGTGGGCTGTTGTTATTTAGCTACCCTCCCCCACGTGAAAAATGTGCTGGTCCAAATTGTACAAATGCATACAAGTATCGGGATTCTAAGTCCAAGCTCCCCCTTTGCAGTCTCCACTGCTACAGGGCATTGCACGGAAAGACGCAGCCTCTAATTGCTTGTTGATACAGTCCTACCATGCACACCAATTTAGAAGAACCAATTGACAGATTTTACTGGGATATGGAAAGACAGTTATGCATCCTGAAACTGGTCATGGA
Coding sequences within:
- the LOC133709693 gene encoding uncharacterized protein LOC133709693, which produces MESFGGSGFSAGGCIVRKKRSVVLHKPRLDPLTFSERSNILLRIVHPFGKESLDKNHDSKEKGVHSDGLRSEKRPKKLKLKLRGVTHTIQTKCTVDSSLGGGSSIPKSSCPSDDFIPQPKPLLQDGKPFCSSDGGKGIGVKRKYSLKFDSTLRKEYSLKGKISRESVPEDGEPARKSKRIPRRRVLDVGLSEDGNEDGEIRFLERLNASKVALSKRNQMDGDHGGDIGNCKLPRLRKHGGIKSRSEKMYEDKYYLGEEEELTSDDELQSNGKMLKRGSLSLLLEGPQKSTPTTRNRALQSGIDILTGSGSSVVNPANLLLPAPSRKKKEKISEVDKQSKKAEAAQRRKIQTEKIAREAEAEAIRKILGQDSKKKKREEELKQKRDELSQGRNGSAVTLAPNTVRWVNGPNGTVVTFSDDIGLPNIFSPVPCSYPPPREKCAGPNCTNAYKYRDSKSKLPLCSLHCYRALHGKTQPLIAC